Sequence from the Amaranthus tricolor cultivar Red isolate AtriRed21 chromosome 1, ASM2621246v1, whole genome shotgun sequence genome:
AACAGAGCAAGAAAAAGAGACAATcaaacacaagtgtttatgtgGTATTTAAGGATACCTCCCTCTCAAAAGCTGATTACTTTCATAAATAgatcaacaatacattaatgataAACCTCACACTCTTGAGAACAAACTCTCAAGATAGTGATTCTATTCAACAATGGATATCATACTTGATCTAATACATAGAAGAAGACAACTCTTATGATTTACACAACCCTAGTTTCTCTCTTGTATTAGCCTCACTCACTTCTGATTTTCTAATCTATTTGAGCCTTATATAGCCCACAATATGATAGGAAAAACCCTAGTACAAATGGCCATGATGCCCAAGCATACAAAGCAAAACAAAAACACGCGTCAGTGGGCCTGCTGCCAGCCTGCTCGGACGAGCGCCCCTGCTACTCAAATGAGCAGGTCCTCAAGAGCAGCTTCTGACTTCAGCTGCCTGCTGCTTCGCTCGAGCTCTCTCTTCCTTGTgtcttgcctcgttcaaggcacaaGTCAAATCTTCTTTGGTGCACTCTCTTGCATTTGATCAAGGCCGCCCTTGCCTTGCCCAATGCCATCCTTATAGATGATACTCTTGTTCTTTGTTGCACCGTCACCATGACACATTGAAGACCCTCTTATGTTGCTCACAACACCATGTGCATAGGCTTGAGTGATCAAGCCATCACCTTCACACATAGTATATTTGGCACTTGCTCTAACAAGTAGTATTGCATAAGATTATCATATTTTGAGTTCTGGCTTGTCACATCACCCATCTTCAATAGAATGAAGTAGCTTGATTGTGAAAATTTGACATTCTATTACCAAAGCATATAATTCTAAATTAAGGGCCCTTTAAGAGCATGAGGCCTGACTTTGCATGCCTTGTTTGCCACCCTTGCTTATCACTTATCACCTGAACCGTACGTGTTTGTACACATAGTTTAAATCTGACCATGATGCCTTACTTTGATGAGGCACACTTGTGCCTACGCTCTAGGACCCTTATTGCCTTAGGGCGCTTTGTGTCTACTCTAAGGGAGAGTGGAGTGGATCACATTGAAAGAATGAGTTCAGTCCTTGTGTCTCTTGGTTAACATTTcacttttgtaaattttttttggtctAAATATTGCAAAATTGCAAGAATGAATGGAATATATAACTCACCACCTAGACAAGTACATCACCAAAACAGAACGTAATGCTGATGGTGTATTGAAATACTGTTGTTTAAAGCATATCAAACTGTAATCTATGTTTTGGGGTTTCAGGTGACAGGAATGAGATGTTGTTTTATGATCTATTAAGGCTCTTAGAAAACTTCTATGCCCGTATCTGACATTGAGTGTTGTACTTTGTTCGTTATGCAGTTACTTATGTTTATAGATTGTGATAGATTTAGGCCTAATACATTGTTAACCAAAACGTAATTCGTTTCGTACGTGCAACGGGAATGTGAAATACAACCTAGAGGGACTCGGAAATGTATCTAGAAAACATTATGTATAAATTGTAAAGTTAAtatcaaaagaaaatgaaaatgatttttgtttttaaacataCATTTGCAGCTTCAACGCTTTACCTCTTTGATTTCTTACCTTTTCTCTCCTTGAATATGTGAATGAAGGACCAAAAACCTTTTACAGTATTGGTTGAAGGTCTGCTAAGGTGGGACGACACCTTGAACAATTGGGGACGCGTTTCGCTGGTGATCCGCAATATGCATTTTGGGGTCGTGAAATGGGGTTACGTTCCACGTTCAGGTTTCTATGGCCTAATGTTCATTCCCctgacatttaaaaaaattgacttATCATGGCTTATCGAACTGCATGTACCTCTTTTTTAGACGTTAATTGTGAAAACATGCTCTTTGAAATTGAGAGTAGATTTGCATACATAAGACACCCTTTAAACCTATTCAGTGTGAAATATTTTTAGCGGCATGTAGCTAAATTGTTGTGTTGATGTctaattagtaattatatttatgacTTCTCCGTAGGATATGAAATGTGTGGGTTTGCAATACTTGGAAGCTATACGGAAGCTCAAGGATTCTGGGTTTGAGCCCACGCGTACAATTTACGTGACATTTGTGCCTGATGAAGAAATTGGAGGGCATGACGGGGCTGAAATGTTCGCCCTGTCTGAtgcatttaaaaaaatgaacGTGGCCTTTTTTCTAGACGAGGGACTTCCATCACCAGGAAAGAAGTATCGAGCATTCTATGCTGAGAGATCACCAATGTGGACTGTGATTAAGGCTACTGGGGCCCCTGGACACGGGGCTAAGTTGTATGATAATACAGCAATGGAGAATTTGTTGAAGAGTATTGAAAGTATTAGGAGATTTCGAGCTTCACAATTTGATATGGTAAAGGCTGGATTAAAAGCCGAAGGAGAAGTGATTTCAGTAAATATGGTTTATCTGAAAGCTGGCACTCAAACTCCTACTGTAAGTCTATATCCTATATTTCCCTGTGCATTACATACAAAAGCAATTAGCAAGTTAACAACTACTCATAACTCTGAATCATTTTACCTGGAATACATTCGGTTTGGAACGAGGAACATGAACGGGAACAAGGAACGGAACCTAGATTGACTCGGGAACGATTTGTAGGACATAcataatgtcaaaaaaaatatatttgaaaacaaatttacattgaaatgatttttttgctgctagaaatttttttaagtggAATTTTTTAGTCTTCTAGCTTTCATGTCGTTTTTTCtaccttcttttttctttaatttgtaaatgaaggCCAAAACCTTTTTAAAAGGATCTTCTACACCGAGACTGGCGAGACATAACCATGAGCGATTTGGGTCGCATTTCGTGGTGATTGGGGATGGACGTTCCTGGATCATGGAACGTGGCTACATTCCACGTTCCAAATAACTATGCTCTGAATACTGAATATTAATTCGTAATTCAAGCTGTATGTGATTAGCTCCGTTCTCATGCTTCTCTTCTCTATTTTGTCATCATCCTAGTGACTATTTAAGCCAATGATGGGGTCGCTTGTCGCTAGAATCTTGCGACAAGgtgataaaaatttaattgagTCCATAAAGGTAACCTTATCTATTATGCTTAAACAATGCCTGTTGTAAGCTGTAACATAATCAGACTTTCAGTACGTTTTATTGTCGTGTGATATTCCCAAATTACACTGCAAAGTGCCTTTCGTCTCGACGTCAATTTCTTGTTGAATATTTGCTATTTTGACACCTTCAAGTTCTAACATGGAGATATTCATATTGTTCATCAGGGTTTTGTCATGAACTTGCAACCTTCTGAGGCTGAAGCAGGTTTTGATATTCGGGTTCCACCAACTGCTGATCAAGATGCCCTTGAGAAACGTATCGCTGAGGAATGGGCCCCTGCTTCACGTAACATGACATTTGAGGTTTGAGTTGCTTATCTGAAGAACTCTGCTTCTATTATACGTGACAAACTATCAATTGAACATACTCATTCTCTTACCCCAACCTTTGAAATTAATAGTAGTGTTTGGTAGGCCGTGACAATACGTCACATATTCACCCTGTGGGTTCACTCTGGACACACCCACGGGCATCCGTGGGCTCAGGCACACAAACCCTGAGTAATGAGCATTGACTTGCTTACACACTTGATGATGTTTATTCTttctcaaaaccatatggcattAGGAGGATTACCCATCAAGCACTATATGCAAGTTCCCAACACACTTTTATAGTGACGTGAGATCTCCCTCCCATGTGAAATATTTCCAACAGTATTTAGTGAAAAATTTATCCATTTTTtgttcttataaacaaaaaggcGGAGTACGTAGCTAATTTGAGGATGATAGTGTGATTGTCATCTTTTACCGCTCTCTCTTTGTTATTAATTTCTCTCCCGCCAGCACATGTGGTTTCATCAATCTGGTCTTGCCTCTGATCTACGACTAATACATTTAATGCATGGGCAGTTTAAGCAGAAGAAATCTGTGCTAGACAACTTTGGTAAACCAGCTCTCACTGCTGTCGGCAAATCAAACCCTTGGTGGGTCCTTCTAGAAGAAGCTGTTTACAGTGCTGGTGGAGAACTTGAAAAGCCGGAAATTTTCCCTGCCTCCACAGACGCTCGTTACTTTAGGCAACAAGGCCTGCCTGCTATAGGTTTCTCTCCAATGGTGAACACTCCAGTTCTACTACATGACCACAATGAGGTACAAGTGTTGTCTTCATTTCACTTCCTTGTATAGTTGTGCATACCTAATTTACTTCTTATCTATCTGAAAATTGATAAACTTAATGCCTGGACTCGATGTATGACTTTTGAGTGCTATACTAACTTATATCGTCATCCGTTTAAGCAATTAGATAGCTCATTTTATGACATGTTTTTACTCGTTACAGTTCCTAAACCAAGAAGAGTATCTTAAAGGAATCGACATATATGTGTCTATCATCAAAGCTTATGCATCTTATGCTGAGCATTCTGAAACAAGAGATTCCAGCTCAAGCGATGAATTGTAAAAGTGCCATTTGCCGTCCAAAATATCAGATGTGGTGTCACTATGCTGTTCGGTTGCACGTTTCCTACGTCAAAGCCTTTCAAATAATGCTTTAGAATTGGTTTGCTGGAGAAACTAACATAGGTGCTTTTGTTGTATGGCGATGATTTTCGACTGATTCTGCTACTGCTTCGATTTAAACTTAACAAGTCGTAGTAGTTGTTTCTCCACAAACTTACAGTTAACGTATAATAATTGTGTGAGCCGACTGGCTTTGGACTGTTTTCCTTCCTTCTATTTTTGCAGTAAGATTAATGTTAGACTATGTATTACAGTTACGCGTATAGCGGTTATCTAGTATAGTAGCAGTTATTTGGTATAGCGGTTATGTAGGCAATATGGCAGTTATTCCTAGGAGCAGTTATTCAGACCTCATGTATATATTATCACCAAATAGTTGAATGAAAGATATACagaaataaaagtaataaaaaccaaaaaaacttGCTGATTAACCAGAAATCAATTAACAAGAAAAATGCAGCTTGAAAAGTGCTGGTTATTTTAGAGAGAAAGTTAGCTTTTTTCTTGTCATAGGGATTATTGAAAACTTTTAAAGAGAGAAGGATTGTAAAGGGTTTGTCAAGTTTGAGGAGAAAGAAACATTGGTTCAAAAAGAGTCGCAAACTAACAAATAGTCAAAATTTGTGgggtttttctgggtttttgaaGTTCATATAATTCTTGTTTCTCAGAGTATCAGCTAGCTTTAATGCAGGTGACAGACACAAGATGCGCTAAAGTCTTTAAAATAGGGTTGATATGGCCCCACAAAGCTCCATTAAATTGTAGATGCAGTATAGACTTTTCTTCTATTTcatattaattttgaaatatttctCTTGAGATGAAAAATcgataaaatttgaaattgtgAACTTTGGTTGAATTGAGTTTTGATTTCATGTTAACAGATCAGCTTAATAAAAAACCTAAGTTAATAATTGAAGTTTAAAAATGTTTCTATGTTATAAATAAAGGTGTTTATTTAAATGCTCAAATGACATACTCCCTGAACCGTACGTGTTTCTAGACATATAGCTTAAATCTGACCATGGTGCATCACTTTGATGAAGCATGCTTGCGCCTATGCTCTAGGACCCCTATTGCCTTAAGGCGCTTTGTGCCTTTTGATACTCTAGTGGAGAGTGGAGTGGATCACTTGGAAAGACTTGGTTTAATCCTTGTGTCTCTAGGTTAATACTTCACTGTTGTAAAATTTTCTGGTCGAGTGTTGCAAAATTGCAATATTGAAAGGAGTATATAACTCACCACCTAGACAAGTACATTACCAAAACAGAACATAATGCTGATGATGTGTGGAAATATTGTTGCTTAAAGAATATCAAACTATAATCTATGCTTTGGGGTTTCAGTGACAAGAATGAGAAGATGTTGATAATGGCTGTTTTATAATCAGTTAAGGCTCTTAGAAAACTTCTTTGCCCGTATCTGGCATTGAGTTTTGTATTTTGCTCGTTATGCAGTGACTTACTTATGTTTATGGATCGTAATAGATTGATGGCCTATAACTTAATTCGTTTCTGTACATGGGATGAGAACGGGAACATGGAATACAACCTAGAGTGACTAAGAAATGCATCTAGAAAACATTATGTACAAACTGTAAAGTTACtatcaaaagaaaatgaaaatgatttttgtgctctataattttttaaacatacATATTCAGCGTTAAGGCTTTGGCTCTTTGATTTCTTACCTTTTCTCTCCTTGAATATGTGAATGGAGGCCCAAAAAGCATTTACAGTATTGGTTGAAGGTCTGCTAAACTGGAACGAAACCTTGAGCAATTGGGACACGTTTCACTGGTGATCTGGGACGGGCATTTTGGGGTCACGGAATGGGGTTACGTTTAACGTTCAGCTTTCTATGGCCTAATGTTCATTTCTTTGACagtttaaaaacaattttgacGTAGAATGGCTTATCAAATTGAATGTACCTATTTTTTCAAACGTTAATCGTGAAAACATGCTCTTTGAAATCGAGAGTAGATTTGCATACATAAGACAGCCTCTGAACTGTTACACATCAGAACTCGGCTGATGAGTTGGCAAGGAAGAGACCCGAGGTAGTCCACACTTATTGTAGGAGAAGAAAATAATTGATGAGTTGGCTTGGTTACCTTGGTatcattttctgtttttagtaaGGGTTATTCTTTGAGCATTGTATATATATAGCTGGGGGTTCTTTTTGTTGGGAGGCTATGGTAATACAAGAAGTACTATTCAGACTACTGGCCTCTGTCTCTCTTCTTCCctttctgttttctgttttctttgtttgtttCCCTTGTAATACTTGCAGATACATAATAGTTGGTATCAAATTGTTTGTTCCCGGGGGATTATGGCTCCGTCTCACAATTCAGTGGCGTTTCTGTGTGGATTACAGGGCTCTAAATAAGGAAATTGTTCAAGATAAGTACCCCATACCGGTGATTGAGGAGTTACTCGATGAGCTCCATGGGGCAACGATTTTCTCAAAGTTGGACTTAAAGTCGGGGTACCATTAGATTCGGGTCGCTAGTTCGGATGTTCCTAAGACGGCTTTTCACACCCTCGACAGTCACTATGAGTTTCTTGTCATGCCTTTTGGTTTGACAAATGCTCTAGTTACGTTTCAGTCATTAATGAATGATGTTTTTCGTCCTTGTTTACACAAGTTCATTCTAGTTCTTTTTGACGATAATAGCACATCTTTGGAGGAGCATACCCAACATTTGGCCGCCACTCTTGAACTTCGATTTTTGCACAAGGTCTAtgtcaatgaaaaaaaatgtgaGTTTggccttcatcatcatcatccaacctagtatatcccgctcatagaaaaaaacTATAGACAGGGTTTGGGGAAGGAAGGacagcggcaactcatacccatagagggaAGGATAGGGTCTGAGTTTGGCATTCATGAAGTTGCTTATTGAGGGCATGTTGTTTC
This genomic interval carries:
- the LOC130825588 gene encoding uncharacterized protein LOC130825588, which encodes MESLKTCTFISFFLFNLHFLPLFFQIITATENPSSSIISRFQEYLKINTAQPNPNYKEAAEFILSQAKSLSLKSQTIEFVKDKPLIVLKWPGKNPKLQSVILNSHTDVVPVESNKWVHDPFGAHIDSQGNIYARGSQDMKCVGLQYLEAIRKLKDSGFEPTRTIYVTFVPDEEIGGHDGAEMFALSDAFKKMNVAFFLDEGLPSPGKKYRAFYAERSPMWTVIKATGAPGHGAKLYDNTAMENLLKSIESIRRFRASQFDMVKAGLKAEGEVISVNMVYLKAGTQTPTGFVMNLQPSEAEAGFDIRVPPTADQDALEKRIAEEWAPASRNMTFEFKQKKSVLDNFGKPALTAVGKSNPWWVLLEEAVYSAGGELEKPEIFPASTDARYFRQQGLPAIGFSPMVNTPVLLHDHNEFLNQEEYLKGIDIYVSIIKAYASYAEHSETRDSSSSDEL